From one Halothece sp. PCC 7418 genomic stretch:
- a CDS encoding type II toxin-antitoxin system RelE/ParE family toxin: MIRNFKDKETEKIFERTRSRKLPSEIQQVALRKLRMLNRAETLQDLRVPTANRLERLTGDREGQYSIRVNNQWRICFKWEEGNAIDVEIVDYH; encoded by the coding sequence GTGATCCGAAACTTTAAAGATAAAGAAACTGAAAAAATCTTTGAACGTACTCGATCGCGGAAACTTCCTTCAGAAATTCAGCAAGTAGCCCTGCGAAAGTTACGAATGTTAAACCGCGCAGAAACCCTCCAAGACCTTAGAGTTCCAACAGCGAATCGTTTAGAACGTTTGACTGGTGACAGAGAAGGACAATACAGCATTCGAGTTAACAACCAATGGCGGATTTGCTTTAAATGGGAAGAAGGTAATGCTATAGATGTCGAGATTGTTGATTATCATTGA